Proteins encoded within one genomic window of Eleutherodactylus coqui strain aEleCoq1 chromosome 1, aEleCoq1.hap1, whole genome shotgun sequence:
- the POLD3 gene encoding DNA polymerase delta subunit 3 — MDELYLENIDELITDHNKIVTYKWLSHTLGVHVNQAKQMLYDYVTRKRKENHSAQVHVTYLVSGKCLQDGHPYHKVAVVKEEKLEAAKSRLAVVASVHVYSIQKATLKDSAPLFSTDYDIIKNNLQNCSKFSAIQCPAAVPRSPEEIAQLQRGQQDETVAITNTAAVNGRRSPPAAKAAQPKGIMGMFSRQASKSQEAQKDTKTEAKEAAVPETSSKQSAKPSAMSNFFGKASLNKVKESPATNEPLKEEKAASQQIQAPPPEIKEKESEPPKAALKNKKSKTKRVDVSDSDEEQDKLVKKKRRRIKKPQPDSSDDEGDAPLQPEVKTPSPPPPEPAVKMETEPEPQTQSGEKRRRRKRVLKSKTFLDDEGCMVTEKVYESESCTDSGEDFRAPKPSAKPSTSSKETKAEPKAAKKTAAASKGAKQASIMGFFQKK; from the exons ATGGACGAGCTGTACCTGGAGAACATCGACGAGCTCATCACCGACCACAACAAGATC GTGACTTACAAATGGCTGAGCCACACCCTGGGGGTCCACGTCAACCAAGCCAAGCA GATGCTCTATGATTATGTCACTCGGAAGAGGAAGGAGAACCACAGCGCACAGGTACATGTGACCTACCTGGTGAGCGGGAAGTGCCTGCAGGACGGACACCCG TACCACAAGGTGGCGGTAGTGAAGGAAGAAAAGCTGGAAG CTGCAAAGTCCAGGCTGGCCGTGGTGGCTAGCGTCCACGTGTACAGCATCCAGAAGGCCACGTTAAAGGACAGCGCCCCGCTCTTCAGTACCGATTACGACATCATCAAGAACAATCTGCAGAACTGCAGCAA GTTCAGTGCCATCCAGTGTCCAGCCGCCGTCCCAAGATCCCCGGAAGAGATCGCACAACTCCAGAGAGGCCAACAAGACGAGACCGTGGCCATTACTAACACAGCAGCTGTCAATGGGCGCAGATCGCCACCTGCTGCCAAGGCTGCACAGCCAAAAGGCATCATGGGAATGTTTTCACGTCAGGCGTCCAAGTCCCAGGAAGCACAGAAAGACACAAAGACAGAAGCCAAGGAAGCTGCA GTGCCTGAAACCAGCAGTAAACAATCAGCTAAACCCTCCGCAATGAGCAACTTTTTTGGAAAAGCTTCTCTGA ATAAAGTAAAGGAGTCTCCTGCCACAAATGAACCCCTAAAAGAGGAGAAAGCGGCATCGCAGCAGATCCAAGCCCCTCCCCCAGAGATCAAGGAAAAAGAAAGCGAACCTCCCAAAGCAgctctgaaaaacaagaaaag CAAGACGAAGAGGGTTGACGTGTCGGACAGCGACGAGGAGCAGGACAAGCTggtgaagaagaagaggaggaggatcaagAAACCGCAACCTGACAGCAGCGACGATGAGGGCG ATGCTCCCCTGCAACCGGAGGTGAAAACTCCATCCCCTCCTCCACCAGAACCAGCTGTGAAAATGGAGACCGAACCTGAACCACAG ACCCAGTCTGGAGAAAAAAGGCGGAGACGGAAACGCGTCCTCAAATCCAAGACGTTCCTGGACGATGAAGGCTGCATGG TGACTGAGAAGGTGTACGAGAGCGAGTCCTGCACGGACAGCGGCGAGGACTTCAGAGCGCCGAAACCTTCAGCAAAACCATCCACATCCAGCAAAGAGACGAAGGCGGAGCCTAAGGCTGCGAAGAAGACTGCCGCAGCCAGCAAGGGGGCGAAGCAGGCGTCCATCATGGGGTTTTTCCAGAAGAAGTGA